One Mus musculus strain C57BL/6J chromosome X, GRCm38.p6 C57BL/6J DNA window includes the following coding sequences:
- the Scml1 gene encoding Scm polycomb group protein like 1 isoform 1 (isoform 1 is encoded by transcript variant 2): MSATGEEDGNILHPPEIHEIQEIEGPQAIETLLNYCQIIFKTVQRMEKRFNEIDEKLTKVYYARSRSFWNYPPLKSATRKYNYLTPKKRRKVQKVREVVDDDPFAYPQSYSPTSPVRRREGYNQDMENIEPMDCTLPFQYTDTIDNSQTFQYTDTIDNSQTFQYTDTVDLSQTVQYTDTVDLNQTVQYTDTVDLNQTVQYTDTVDLSQTLQNTDTVDLSQTVQYTDTVDLNQTVQYTDTVDLNQTVQNTDTVDLSQTLQNTDTVDLSQTLQNTDTVNNAQPFQYTNTVNNTVGIQNTENNDVFHSENSQEAVLVRSSLERDYQETPPSPTYTTESYEQYYRLRNVPGSSTMPFYSDIEIPNMDTITSAPSTSREASTLPPGELIPIRNPEMRRRAFLEALLTPVIDPNTFGSSSECTRTVVRHLGYPVNWSVNDVITFLNRLDPPLADQLYPTIKKHDIDGKAMLLISSDTMIKYMGVKVGVAMKFENYIRTLKEKVNCGQ; the protein is encoded by the exons ATGTCTGCCACTGGTGAAGAGGATGGg AACATACTTCATCCACctgaaattcatgaaattcaagaaattgAAGGACCACAAGCAATTGAAACTCTCCTGAACTATTGTCAG ATTATATTTAAAACTGTTCAACGAATGGAAAAAAGGTTTAATGAAATTGATGAAAAACTAACAAAAGTTTATTATGCTCGTTCCAGATCCTTCTGGAATTATCCT CCTTTGAAATCTGCAACCAGAAAGTACAATTACTTGACGCCTAAAAAAAGACGTAAAGTGCAGAAAGTGAGAGAAGTAGTTGATGATGATCCCTTTGCCTATCCTCAAAGTTACAGTCCAACTTCACCAGTCCGCAGGAGGGAAGGATATAACCAGGATATGGAAAACATCGAGCCCATGGACTGCACTCTGCCTTTCCAGTACACTGATACTATTGACAACAGCCAGACTTTCCAGTACACCGATACTATTGACAACAGCCAGACTTTCCAGTACACTGATACTGTCGACCTCAGCCAGACTGTCCAGTACACCGATACTGTCGACCTCAACCAGACTGTCCAGTACACCGATACTGTCGACCTCAACCAGACTGTCCAGTATACCGATACTGTCGACCTCAGCCAGACTCTCCAGAACACCGATACAGTCGACCTCAGCCAGACTGTCCAGTACACCGATACTGTCGACCTCAACCAGACTGTCCAGTACACCGATACTGTCGACctcaaccagactgtccagaacACTGATACAGTCGACCTCAGCCAGACTCTCCAGAACACCGATACAGTCGACCTCAGCCAGACTCTCCAGAACACTGATACTGTCAATAATGCCCAGCCGTTCCAGTACACCAATACTGTCAACAACACCGTGGGTATCCAAAACACTGAGAACAATGATGTTTTCCATTCAGAGAATTCCCAGGAAGCAGTATTAGTCAGATCTTCACTAGAGAGGGACTATCAAGAAACTCCACCAAGTCCTACATATACTACCGAAAGCTATGAGCAATATTACAGACTCAGAAATGTACCTGGCTCTTCTACGATGCCCTTCTACAGTGACATAGAAATTCCCAATATGGACACCATCACTTCTGCCCCTTCAACATCAAGGGAAGCAAGTACACTCCCTCCAGGGGAACTCATCCCCATACGAAATCCTGAAATGAGGCGAAGGGCCTTCTTGGAGGCTCTGCTCACACCTGTGATTGATCCTAACACTTTTG GTTCATCCTCCGAGTGTACCCGTACTGTTGTGAGACACCTTGGTTACCCTGTAAACTGGTCTGTGAATGATGTAATAACATTTCTGAACCGTTTAGATCCTCCTTTGGCTGACCAACTCTACCCTACCATCAAAAAACAt GATATCGATGGGAAAGCTATGCTGCTGATCAGTAGTGATACAATGATAAAATATATGGGGGTAAAGGTTGGAGTAGCCATGAAGTTCGAAAACTACATTAGAACGcttaaagaaaaagtaaactgtggccagtaa
- the Scml1 gene encoding Scm polycomb group protein like 1 isoform 2 (isoform 2 is encoded by transcript variant 3), whose amino-acid sequence MSATGEEDGNILHPPEIHEIQEIEGPQAIETLLNYCQIIFKTVQRMEKRFNEIDEKLTKVYYARSRSFWNYPPLKSATRKYNYLTPKKRRKVQKVREVVDDDPFAYPQSYSPTSPVRRREGYNQDMENIEPMDCTLPFQYTDTIDNSQTFQYTDTIDNSQTFQYTDTVDLSQTVQYTDTVDLNQTVQYTDTVDLNQTVQYTDTVDLSQTLQNTDTVDLSQTVQYTDTVDLNQTVQYTDTVDLNQTVQNTDTVDLSQTLQNTDTVDLSQTLQNTDTVNNAQPFQYTNTVNNTVGIQNTENNDVFHSENSQEAVLVRSSLERDYQETPPSPTYTTESYEQYYRLRNVPGSSTMPFYSDIEIPNMDTITSAPSTSREASTLPPGELIPIRNPEMRRRAFLEALLTPVIDPNTFGSSSECTRTVVRHLGYPVNWSVNDVITFLNRLDPPLADQLYPTIKKHVMYFFKSSFSAYPNAIE is encoded by the exons ATGTCTGCCACTGGTGAAGAGGATGGg AACATACTTCATCCACctgaaattcatgaaattcaagaaattgAAGGACCACAAGCAATTGAAACTCTCCTGAACTATTGTCAG ATTATATTTAAAACTGTTCAACGAATGGAAAAAAGGTTTAATGAAATTGATGAAAAACTAACAAAAGTTTATTATGCTCGTTCCAGATCCTTCTGGAATTATCCT CCTTTGAAATCTGCAACCAGAAAGTACAATTACTTGACGCCTAAAAAAAGACGTAAAGTGCAGAAAGTGAGAGAAGTAGTTGATGATGATCCCTTTGCCTATCCTCAAAGTTACAGTCCAACTTCACCAGTCCGCAGGAGGGAAGGATATAACCAGGATATGGAAAACATCGAGCCCATGGACTGCACTCTGCCTTTCCAGTACACTGATACTATTGACAACAGCCAGACTTTCCAGTACACCGATACTATTGACAACAGCCAGACTTTCCAGTACACTGATACTGTCGACCTCAGCCAGACTGTCCAGTACACCGATACTGTCGACCTCAACCAGACTGTCCAGTACACCGATACTGTCGACCTCAACCAGACTGTCCAGTATACCGATACTGTCGACCTCAGCCAGACTCTCCAGAACACCGATACAGTCGACCTCAGCCAGACTGTCCAGTACACCGATACTGTCGACCTCAACCAGACTGTCCAGTACACCGATACTGTCGACctcaaccagactgtccagaacACTGATACAGTCGACCTCAGCCAGACTCTCCAGAACACCGATACAGTCGACCTCAGCCAGACTCTCCAGAACACTGATACTGTCAATAATGCCCAGCCGTTCCAGTACACCAATACTGTCAACAACACCGTGGGTATCCAAAACACTGAGAACAATGATGTTTTCCATTCAGAGAATTCCCAGGAAGCAGTATTAGTCAGATCTTCACTAGAGAGGGACTATCAAGAAACTCCACCAAGTCCTACATATACTACCGAAAGCTATGAGCAATATTACAGACTCAGAAATGTACCTGGCTCTTCTACGATGCCCTTCTACAGTGACATAGAAATTCCCAATATGGACACCATCACTTCTGCCCCTTCAACATCAAGGGAAGCAAGTACACTCCCTCCAGGGGAACTCATCCCCATACGAAATCCTGAAATGAGGCGAAGGGCCTTCTTGGAGGCTCTGCTCACACCTGTGATTGATCCTAACACTTTTG GTTCATCCTCCGAGTGTACCCGTACTGTTGTGAGACACCTTGGTTACCCTGTAAACTGGTCTGTGAATGATGTAATAACATTTCTGAACCGTTTAGATCCTCCTTTGGCTGACCAACTCTACCCTACCATCAAAAAACAtgtaatgtatttttttaaatctagtttcTCTGCTTACCCTAATGCTATTGAGTGA